The sequence AAGACTTATGAAGTTATAAATATTTCAAGGCTTGCTGAATTAGAGCCTGATACGGTTGTAACTCCAGAATTTTTAGAAGATAAAGGTTGGGCAAAAAAAGGTGCTTTGATAAAAATTTTAGGTGATGGTGAAATTTCTATTCCATTGAAGGTTAAGGCTCATAAATTTAGCTCTTCTGCTAAAGAAAAAATTGAAAAGTGTGGCGGAAGTATAGAGGTGTTATCGTGATAGACAATTTAATGGGAGCAATGAACTTTGGGGATTTGCGAAACAAGGTAATTTTTACAATACTTATGATTGTTTTGTTTAGATTTGGTACCCATATTCCTGTTCCCGGAGTTAATCACGAAATGATTTCGAGAATTATAGAACAAACAGGTATATTGGGATTTCTTGATCTATTTGCTGGTGGTGCGCTTGCAAAGTTTTCAATTTTTGCTATGGGTATAACTCCTTATATTAACGCGTCAATTATCATTCAATTGTTGACGCCAATTGTGCCGAAAATGCAAGCTAT comes from Thermodesulfobium acidiphilum and encodes:
- the rplO gene encoding 50S ribosomal protein L15; the protein is MISLSNLKPSYGAIKEPKRLGRGRSSGHGRTCGRGQAGQNSRSGGGVRPGFEGGQVPLYRRLPKWKGFKNTLFKKTYEVINISRLAELEPDTVVTPEFLEDKGWAKKGALIKILGDGEISIPLKVKAHKFSSSAKEKIEKCGGSIEVLS